Part of the Hirundo rustica isolate bHirRus1 chromosome 3, bHirRus1.pri.v3, whole genome shotgun sequence genome, TCTAGGCACCCCATTTAATATTCATaattaaaatggcaaaaacaACTGGTCCTTCTGAGCAACTGATCCTCCACTCCAAAGCTCACAAAGATACCATTCTAGCTAATTTTGAGGAACAAAGAAGAAAGGATTTTCTCTGTGACATTACTCTGATAGTGGAGAATGTGCAATTCAGAGCCCATAAAGCTTTGCTGGCTGCTAGCAGTGAATACTTCTCaatgatgtttgtaaatgaggGTGAAATAGGGCAGTCAATTTACATGTTGGAGGGAATGGTTGCAGACATCTTTGAAGTTCTGCTAGAATTTATCTACACTGGTTACCTCTGTGCCAATGAGAAGAGCACAGAACAAATTCTGGCTACTGCGCAGCTGCTGAAAGTGACTGACTTGGTATGGGCCTGTACAGACTACCTGGAAAGTCGCAGCCCAGGCAGTGCAttgccagctccagctgaaaGTGGAGCCTTTTTTGTTGGAAGCGACAGGAAAAATTATGACCCACCAAAGCGAAAACGGGGGCGACCAAGGAAAATCAAGGTTGTCCAAGAAGAAGAATCAGGAGCAAATTCTGCCGAAGATGGGCAGTTGAGAGAGAACAACTCCATGCAAAATGAGcaaaattatatgaaaaaagACACTGAAGTAGAAGAAACAGTTGCCAGTGAACAGGCTTCAGTGATGAAAGATGGAGAAGAAACTGAACCTGCTTGTGGCTCAGAGGCTACTGTTGATCTGTCAGCTGAGAAAGATGAAAACTACGATCCCAAATCTGAAGGAATCCAGAACACTCAGAGCCGTTACAGCAAACGCAGAATAAGGAGATCAATCAAACTAAAAGATTATAAACTTCTTGGAGATGAGGATGAGAAAGGACTGGCAAAGAGAactgatggaaaaagaaaacgtGTGGGTTCTGAAGCTTGCTGTAAAGACTGTGGCAAAGTATTTAGATGTAATCACTTCTTGGCTATTCACCAGCGAAGCCATACAGGTAAGCCTTTAGAGAATGCTGCTTTTGGGTTAGGTTTAGTGATGTTGCAAAATGTGACTGTTGAAGTGTTGGTTGTTGACTACAGCGGGAATTTCCAAAATAGCATGCTGATCCAAATTAGGGTGTGTTCTGTGCTTGCTGTTTTATTCTTGTCAGCAGATCTCAGAACCTTTATGTCTCACCGGGATTTCAGTGTAATTAATAACTTCATTGTTTAAGCACAGAATAATATGGCAGTAgctaaagaattattttattcctgtgTGAAGCTTGTCTCTTTACCACTAATcaagacttaatttttttcagtagctACAACACTGCAGTGCATCTCGCTATCAGCTTAGAATATCTACTGAGAAATGATCCGTCTATGCCTAAAAATGTTATCTTTTGCTTTCAGGGGAGCGCCCTTTTAAATGCAGTGAGTGTGGCAAAGGCTTCTCCCAGAAGCATTCTCTTCAAATCCATGAGCGGATGCACACTGGGGAACGGCCGTACACGTGCACCATCTGCAGTAAGGCTCTGACAACAAAGCATTCTCTTCTGGAGCACATGAGGCTACATTCAGGTAAATACTTCAAGGCAACTGCAGCTGTCTGCTGCAAGAATTTGCCTTTCTGGAAAAAAGGTACTTCTGCTCCGTCTTGTGTGTGCTGGTGTCACATTCCACTGAGGGAAGCTGCGAGGagttctttaaaaaatggatGGTCAGGAATGAAATAATGTCAGATGAGACAAACATTGTATCTGAGAACTGTTTAttggtaacaaaaaaaaagaaaaaaggaaaaggaattatCCTACTAAAGAGAGCTAGAAAAGACAGAACAAGGAGAAGAATAATGGAAtagggggagagaaaaagagagctTTACCAGCGATTGTCAGGGAGTGCGTGGATGTCGACGAGGTGGGGGGTGTGCACACTGCCTGCCTGTGCACGGCTCCTGCGGTGATGGGCGGCTGGACATGAGGTGAGGGGGGATTGGCCAGGAGGTCCAGAGCCCTGAGCCAGAACCCTGGACACTGCCATGGTGACTATTGCAGCAGTGGGCAGGCTCAGAGGTGGGCGGTCTTGGACAGGGGGGCTCAGGCAGGGACGCTGGGACAAAGCAGGCAGGGAGTTGGTCAGGGACACTGGGAGGCAGGACAGATGTGAGGGTGAGCAAGAGCCAGCGAGGGCAGGAGAGCCAAAAGGCAGGCTGGGGCCAGGGCAGAAAGCATAAGATTCAAAAAGTCCCAACTCAAAAGCAAGTTTCACAAAGCCCCTCGAATCACTAAGCCTCAAAAGCAAAAGCGCACTCTCAAAAAAGCCTCAAGCCAAAAGCCCAACTCAAAAAGCAAGTTCGAACACCCAGGGGCTTGTTACTTTTCATGCCCCTGGCTCCTCCCAAAGTCTGCCTGCTGACAGGAGAGCATTGGCCCAGTCCAATGTCCCACTGCAGTCCATTGGTAGAGAACTTTTGCCATCTGACTGGAGAGTGTCTCTGGGGGAGAGTGTCTTCGGTGTTCCCCTGCTGACTGCCTGTCCCTTGTGAGGCATGAACTGATTGCCAGGAAAAGTCTCCCCTGAGACAAGGCTTTTCTCCATCTTCTAGCTGTCTTCTGGATGTGGCATGTATGCAACCCCTCCCCCACATGCCTCTGACAACCATTGTTGAGGCCACTCATAACTGAATTGGCTCCTCACAGCCGGcttgtgtattttatttatttccttacaCTTGCTTTGGACATGGCTTACATTTTAATAAGTGATTTTCTCCACAGGACAGAAGGCTTTTACCTGCGATCAGTGTGGGAAATACTTCAGCCAAAATAGACAGCTCAAGAGCCACTATCGACTACACACAGGTATAACAAGTTTGGGTCGAGGGCCTGGCTTACAGTCCATGCTGATTTATCTTCCTAAAGATTGACTTAGGCTGAAGGTTCTTTCTCAGTGATGTATTTAGTCTCTGCTACCTTGATGTGTCCTATCTTGGTGTAACAGTGGGTAGGGTGAAAAAGACATAATGGTGTATAGTAAATAGAATGTgtagaaaaacatttaattgaGAAGAGctcttaaaattattaaaaattagttACACTGTATTTGGCATACCACTTGATTATTTTAGCCTTGCTGTCCATGCTATGTAGAAGCTGGGAATTGTATAAATAACTGTGTCTGCTGCCTGGTGTGCAAATTGTATTGTAGCTGCCCTCTGCTTTGGACTAGTAAGGGCATACAAGCTTTAGGAAGTGTCCTTCTCACTTCTGGAACAGAATGGAGATACACACAGAGAAAGTGgtgaagaaaatcagaatttacAAAGCTTTAAGAGAAGGTGATtttgggcaggagcaggtgtCAGTCCCCTCTTTTCCTCTGGTAATACTAAATTGAGAAATAGGAGTGTGACAGTTAAGATAGGGAGGAGGCAGTGAATCACCTTTTGTTTTATCTCTATATTATATCAAAGTGGTTATTTTACAGGACAGTGCTTTAACAAAGATCACTGAAGAGATACAGGGGATCACTTATGCACTGaccctttttttgttattgcGACAAGGCCGTTCACTGCCGGAATGTAACCTGTGTCATCGAAAATTCATGGATACAGCTCAGCTAAAGAAACATCTAAGAACACATACAGGTAACATTGTACCTTGGGTTTTGTGGGGTGTGTGGTTTGGCTTTTGAAGTTACATGGACAAAACAATGTTAGGCAAATTACGCTTGTCTCCGTGGAATGAACTTCTCTGCTTGCACGTACTGCCTCTGTTGCTAATGAAGAGATCTGACATCAAGAATGCAGGAGCACAAAAAAGCTTGTGTTAGAGCAGCACAGAAGCAGTGCCTATTGCAGGAAGaggcctttt contains:
- the ZBTB24 gene encoding zinc finger and BTB domain-containing protein 24 isoform X2 yields the protein MAKTTGPSEQLILHSKAHKDTILANFEEQRRKDFLCDITLIVENVQFRAHKALLAASSEYFSMMFVNEGEIGQSIYMLEGMVADIFEVLLEFIYTGYLCANEKSTEQILATAQLLKVTDLVWACTDYLESRSPGSALPAPAESGAFFVGSDRKNYDPPKRKRGRPRKIKVVQEEESGANSAEDGQLRENNSMQNEQNYMKKDTEVEETVASEQASVMKDGEETEPACGSEATVDLSAEKDENYDPKSEGIQNTQSRYSKRRIRRSIKLKDYKLLGDEDEKGLAKRTDGKRKRVGSEACCKDCGKVFRCNHFLAIHQRSHTGERPFKCSECGKGFSQKHSLQIHERMHTGERPYTCTICSKALTTKHSLLEHMRLHSGQKAFTCDQCGKYFSQNRQLKSHYRLHTGRSLPECNLCHRKFMDTAQLKKHLRTHTGEKPFTCEICGKSFTAKSSLQTHMRIHRGEKPYSCDICGKSFSDSSAKRRHCILHTGKKPFACPECSLQFARLDNLKSHLKIHIKEKQFQEASTTLNTNAHPEEVRNVLQLQQYQLATSGGQEIQLLVTDAVHNINFVPSHNQGISIVTAENAPSMTTEQAANLALLAQPPQQLQNFLFSAQQEQAEQIQSISVIANQIEAAQAEQMHVITLSKEALEHLHAHQRQNEQIHLVGSSHLAQHVHLAQESSQQSH
- the ZBTB24 gene encoding zinc finger and BTB domain-containing protein 24 isoform X3; translation: MAPHLIFIIKMAKTTGPSEQLILHSKAHKDTILANFEEQRRKDFLCDITLIVENVQFRAHKALLAASSEYFSMMFVNEGEIGQSIYMLEGMVADIFEVLLEFIYTGYLCANEKSTEQILATAQLLKVTDLVWACTDYLESRSPGSALPAPAESGAFFVGSDRKNYDPPKRKRGRPRKIKVVQEEESGANSAEDGQLRENNSMQNEQNYMKKDTEVEETVASEQASVMKDGEETEPACGSEATVDLSAEKDENYDPKSEGIQNTQSRYSKRRIRRSIKLKDYKLLGDEDEKGLAKRTDGKRKRVGSEACCKDCGKVFRCNHFLAIHQRSHTGERPFKCSECGKGFSQKHSLQIHERMHTGERPYTCTICSKALTTKHSLLEHMRLHSGQKAFTCDQCGKYFSQNRQLKSHYRLHTGQCFNKDH
- the ZBTB24 gene encoding zinc finger and BTB domain-containing protein 24 isoform X1, whose product is MAPHLIFIIKMAKTTGPSEQLILHSKAHKDTILANFEEQRRKDFLCDITLIVENVQFRAHKALLAASSEYFSMMFVNEGEIGQSIYMLEGMVADIFEVLLEFIYTGYLCANEKSTEQILATAQLLKVTDLVWACTDYLESRSPGSALPAPAESGAFFVGSDRKNYDPPKRKRGRPRKIKVVQEEESGANSAEDGQLRENNSMQNEQNYMKKDTEVEETVASEQASVMKDGEETEPACGSEATVDLSAEKDENYDPKSEGIQNTQSRYSKRRIRRSIKLKDYKLLGDEDEKGLAKRTDGKRKRVGSEACCKDCGKVFRCNHFLAIHQRSHTGERPFKCSECGKGFSQKHSLQIHERMHTGERPYTCTICSKALTTKHSLLEHMRLHSGQKAFTCDQCGKYFSQNRQLKSHYRLHTGRSLPECNLCHRKFMDTAQLKKHLRTHTGEKPFTCEICGKSFTAKSSLQTHMRIHRGEKPYSCDICGKSFSDSSAKRRHCILHTGKKPFACPECSLQFARLDNLKSHLKIHIKEKQFQEASTTLNTNAHPEEVRNVLQLQQYQLATSGGQEIQLLVTDAVHNINFVPSHNQGISIVTAENAPSMTTEQAANLALLAQPPQQLQNFLFSAQQEQAEQIQSISVIANQIEAAQAEQMHVITLSKEALEHLHAHQRQNEQIHLVGSSHLAQHVHLAQESSQQSH
- the ZBTB24 gene encoding zinc finger and BTB domain-containing protein 24 isoform X4; the protein is MAKTTGPSEQLILHSKAHKDTILANFEEQRRKDFLCDITLIVENVQFRAHKALLAASSEYFSMMFVNEGEIGQSIYMLEGMVADIFEVLLEFIYTGYLCANEKSTEQILATAQLLKVTDLVWACTDYLESRSPGSALPAPAESGAFFVGSDRKNYDPPKRKRGRPRKIKVVQEEESGANSAEDGQLRENNSMQNEQNYMKKDTEVEETVASEQASVMKDGEETEPACGSEATVDLSAEKDENYDPKSEGIQNTQSRYSKRRIRRSIKLKDYKLLGDEDEKGLAKRTDGKRKRVGSEACCKDCGKVFRCNHFLAIHQRSHTGERPFKCSECGKGFSQKHSLQIHERMHTGERPYTCTICSKALTTKHSLLEHMRLHSGQKAFTCDQCGKYFSQNRQLKSHYRLHTGQCFNKDH